One stretch of Punica granatum isolate Tunisia-2019 chromosome 5, ASM765513v2, whole genome shotgun sequence DNA includes these proteins:
- the LOC116209060 gene encoding uncharacterized protein LOC116209060: MSSPPLSVDRGRTWFSFFQYDEDRDSPSEARNILLVIATLIASVTFQAGVNPPGGVWQDNRNGHKAGQAIYAAQEGAFHVFLIANTLALSTVILVIVSLTYRFPCYFEVCVATASMIVTYASSIFAVTPDESVRFRYILLAAGVPFAFRALILICKKFRNPKTI, translated from the coding sequence atgtcAAGCCCACCCTTGTCAGTAGATAGAGGAAGAACTTGGTTCAGCTTCTTCCAGTATGATGAGGATCGGGACTCCCCAAGTGAAGCTCGGAACATCCTTCTAGTAATCGCGACCCTGATCGCGAGCGTGACCTTCCAGGCTGGAGTTAACCCTCCCGGTGGCGTATGGCAGGACAACCGCAACGGGCACAAGGCGGGGCAGGCAATCTATGCTGCACAGGAAGGAGCCTTCCACGTGTTCCTCATCGCCAATACACTCGCCCTCTCCACTGTGATCCTCGTCATTGTCTCTCTAACCTACCGGTTCCCTTGTTATTTCGAGGTGTGTGTGGCCACGGCCTCGATGATTGTGACCTACGCTTCTTCCATCTTTGCTGTCACGCCGGACGAGTCAGTGAGGTTCCGGTATATCTTGCTCGCTGCAGGAGTACCCTTTGCCTTCCGGGCTTTAATTCTGATATGCAAGAAGTTTAGGAATCCTAAGACTATATAA